TGATTGCGGAAAGGCTCGCGCGTGACGGTCGGGTAATAGACCAGCTTGTCGCGCACGATCTCGCCAAAGAATTCGTTATTGGGCAGCTCGTTGCCGATGAAGTCGGCATAGGCCAGCTCGCTGACCCAGCGCACGCCGTGGACCAGGATGACCTTGTCGAAGCGTTCGTAGACGTCCGGATCCTTGATGATGCTCATGAAGGGCGCCAGGCCGGTGCCGGTGCCGAACAGGAACAGGTGCTTGCCGGGCTTGAGGTCGTCGACCACCAGCGTGCCGACGGGCTTGCGGCTGACCAGGATGGTGTCGCCTTCCTTCAGATGCTGCAGCCGCGACGTCAGCGGGCCGTTCTGCACCTTGATGCTCAGGAACTCGAGGTTTTCTTCGTAGTTCGCGCTGGCGATGCTGTAGGCCCGCAGCAGCGGCTTGCCTTCGACTTCCAGGCCGATCATGACGAAGTGGCCGTTGTGGAACCGCAAGGCCGCGTCACGCGTGGTGGTGAAGGAGAACAGGGTGTCGTTCCAGTGGTGCACGCTCAGCACGCGCTCAGTATTGAAAGCAGCCATGTCGTATCAATTATGGGCGGTTCGGCGTTGCCGGGCTTGCGGCCCGTCCGCGCTCCGCGAGGATGGTTTCCGAGCCGCACTCAAAAGCTGGCAAGAGTGAAAAGGCGGCGGTCGGCATTAGGGTTGACCCTATTCTACAGGGTCTCGATGATAATTGCTCTCATTATTCCGTAATACGCTTATGCCGTATTGATGGGGATCAAGCGCCGGTCACACCTCCTTACGCGCAGTTGAACGGTGGAAATCTTCCTGGTATCGTCGCACTTCCATTTGATAATCATTTTCGTTATGCGGCCAGGCCATGTGCTCAGGCCGCAGGCACACCTCGCAGGAAGGCAGCCCTTCCCGCGCCCTCTTGCCGGAGTTGTTTCATGTCCAAGCGTCCCCAACTGAATTCCCTGCTGCGCGTCCTGGCCCTGGCCGGCGCCGCCGCCTTCGCCGTGCAGGCCCAGGCCGCCGAGGAAGTCAGCCTCTACACCACCCGCGAGCCCAAGCTGATCCAACCGCTGCTGGACGCCTTCACTAAGGAAAGCGGCATCAAGGTCAACACCGTCTTCGTCAAGGACGGCCTGCTCGAGCGGGTCAAGGCCGAAGGCGCCAAGTCGCCGGCCGACGTGCTGATGACCGTGGACATCGGCAACCTGCTGGACCTGGTCGACGGCGGCGTGACCCAGCCGGTCAAGTCCGAAACGCTGGAATCCGTCATCCCCGCCAACCTGCGCGGCGCCGACGGCAAGTGGTACGCCCTGTCGCTGCGCGACCGCGTGCTGTACGTCGAAAAAGACCTGAAGCTGGAATCCTTCCGCTATGAAGACCTGGCCGATCCCAAGTGGAAGGGCAAGGTCTGCATCCGCTCCGGCCAGCACCCCTACAACACCGCGATGATCGCCTCCATGATCGCGCACGACGGCGCCGAAGCCACCGAGAAATGGCTGCGCGGCGTGAAGGCCAACCTGGCCCGCAAGGCCGCCGGCGGCGACCGCGACGTGGCCCGCGACATCCTGGGCGGCATCTGCGACATCGGCCTGGCCAACGCCTACTACGTGGGCCACATGAAGAACGCCGAAGCCGGCACCGACGCCCGCAAGTGGGGCGACGCCATCAAGGTGATCCGTCCGACCTTCGCCAACGCCAAGAGCGGCGGCACGCACGTCAACGTCAGCGGCGCCGCCGTGGCCGCGCATGCGCCCAACAAGGCCAACGCCATTAAACTGCTGGATTACCTGGTGTCCGAGCCCGCCCAGGCGCTGTATGCCCAGGCCAACTATGAATACCCAGTGCGCAAGGGCGTGAAGCTCGACCCCGTGATCGCCAGCTTCGGCGAGCTCAAGATCGACCCGCTGCCCCTGACCGAAATCGCCAAGCATCGCAAGCAGGCCAGCGAGCTGGTCGACAAGGTCGGCTTCGACAACTGATGCACGGTGGCCGCGCCCTCGGGCGCGGCTCCGGCGCGCGGTCCCGGCGGTCTCCAGGCCTGCCCTCGCCCGCCCCGGCTCCATGCCCGGCGGACGACGGCAGGCCTTGCCGCTCAGGAAGCCGGACGCGCCGGACGCCAGAACTTGAAGCTATCGACGTACAAGCATGCACACTGAATCCCTGTCCCGGCCGCTGCGGCTGCGCTGGACGGAACGCGGCGCCGGCTGGCTCGCCGGCGCCGCCCTGATTGCCCTGGCGGTGCTCGCGCCGCTGCTGACCCTGGGCTGGTGGGCGCTGGGCGGCGACCTGGCCCATTGGCAACACCTGGCCAGCTACGTGCTGCCCCAGGCGCTGGCCAACACCCTCATCCTGCTCGCCGGCGTGGGCGCGCTGGTGGCCCTGCTGGGCACCGGCTCGGCCTGGCTGGTGACCGCCTACGAGTTCCCCACGCGCCGCACGCTGACCTGGGCGCTGCTGCTGCCGCTGGCCGTGCCCACCTACATCATCGCCTTCGCCTACCTGGACCTGCTGCATCCCATCGGCCCCATCCAGACCGGCCTGCGCGCCATCCTGGGCTACGACAGCCCGCGCCAGTTCCGCCTGCCCGACCTGCGCTCGATCCAGGGCGCGATCTTCGTGCTGGGCTTCGTGCTGTATCCCTATGTGTACCTGAGCACGCGCGTGATGTTCATGACGCAGGCCGCCAGCCTGCTGGAAGCCGCGCGCAGCCTCGGCGCCGGCCGCGCCGGCGTGTTCTTCCGGGTGGCGCTGCCGCTGGCGCGTCCGGCCATCGTGGTCGGCATGAGCCTGGCCCTGCTGGAAACGCTGAACGATATCGGCGCCTCGGAATTCCTGGGCGTGCAGACGCTGACCGTCTCGGTCTACACCACCTGGGTCACGCGTTCCGACCTGGCCGGCGCGGCCCAGATCGCGCTGACCATGCTGGCCATCGTCGTCGGCCTGATCCTGCTGGAACGGCATGGACGCAAGCGCCAGCGCTACGCCAACACCCAGCGCATGCGCCCGATGCAGCCGCGCCGCCTGCGCGGTCCGGCGGCGCTGGTCGCCGCGGCGCTGGGCTGGATTCCCGTGCTGCTGGGCTTCGTCGCCCCTGCGCTGTACCTGGTGGTGGAAACCTACAAGCGCCTGCATCTGGTCGGCGGCGTGTCGGGCCAGTTGCTGGTCGGGCTGCGCAATACGCTGACCGTGGCCTTCTGCGCAACCGTCGTCACCCTGCTGTGCGGCCTGACCGTCGCCTGGGCCGGACGCACGCTGCGCGAAAGCGCCGCCTTCAATCCCGGACGCGCCTGCGGCCGCGTCGCCAGCCTGGGCTACGCCGTGCCCGGCACGGTGCTCGCCATCGGGCTGCTCACGCCCTTCGTCTGGATCGACACCGCCGTGGGCCGCCTGTTCGGCGGCGGCGGTCTATTGCTGATGGGCTCCATGGGCGCGCTGGTGTGCGCCTATGCGATCCGCTTCCTGGCTATCTCCACCGGCGCCATCGAAGCGGGCCTGGCCCGCATTCCGCCGTCGTTGGAACAGGCGTCGCGCATGCTGGGCGAGACGTCCGCCGGCACGCTGCGCCGCGTCCACTTGCCGCTGCTGCGCCCGGCCCTGGCGGCCAGCGCGCTGCTGGTGTTCGTAGACGCCATGAAGGAACTGCCCGCCACCCTGCTGCTGCGCCCGATGAACTTCGACACGCTGGCCACCTGGCTGTACGCCGAGGCGGCCCGGGGCACCTACGAGGAAGGCGCGGTCGCCGCGCTGGCCATCGTGCTGGCGGGCCTGTTGCCCGTCATCCTGCTGGCGCGCACCAATCTGAAAATGGGACATTGAACATCTTGTCGTCCGATCTGCTCGAAATCGACCATATCTCGCTGGCCTACGACACGCCCAAGGGCGTGCGCGACGTGGTGCGGGACCTGACGCTGTCGCTGCCCGCCGGCCACATCGGCTGCCTGCTGGGCGAATCCGGCTGCGGCAAGACCACAGTGCTGCGCGCCATCGCCGGCTTCGAACCGCTGCGCGCCGGCCGCATCCTGCTGGACGGCACGGTCATCTCCACCCCGGACATGCAGGTCGCGCCCGAGTCGCGCCGGGTCGGCATGATGTTTCAGGACTACGCGCTGTTCCCGCACCTGACGGTGGCGCAGAACGTGGCTTTCGGCCTGCGCAGGCTGGACCGCGCGGCGCGCGCGCGGAGAGTCGAGGAAATGCTGGAACTGGTGGGGCTGAACCATGCCGCTGCCAGCTATCCGCACGAGATCTCCGGCGGCCAGCAGCAGCGCGTGGCGCTGGCCCGGGCGCTGGCGCCCTCGCCCGAGCTGCTGCTGCTGGACGAGCCTTTCTCCAACCTGGACGTGGACACGCGCGAGCGGCTGGCCTTCGAGGTGCGCGAGATCCTGAAGGCCACCGGCCACACCGCCATCCTGGTCACGCACAATCAGGCCGAGGCCTTCGCCATCGCCGACCGCATCGGCGTGATGAGCAAGGGCCGCATCGCGCAGTGGGACACGCCATACAACCTGCATCATCACCCGGCCGACGCCTTCGTGCGCGACTTCATCCGCAGCGAGGCGCTGGAAGAGCAGCGCGAGCAGGTCTTCGCGCGCGGCCGCTGAACGCAACGCGGGCGGCCAGGACCAGGGTCCGGGCCGCCCGCGCGAACGGCGCGCCCATCCAGGCCGCCGTCACTTCCGTCCCGGCGTCAATCCGCCGACAGCTTCACCTTCTGCGACAAGGCCTTGAAGGCCTCGTGCTGGCTGCGCGTCAGCTTTTCCACCTCTTCCGGCGTCGAGCCATACGGCATGAAGCCCGCCTGCTCCAGCTTGATCTTGACCTCGGGCATGGCCAGCGCGGCCTGGAAGGCCTCGCTCAGGGTCTTGGTGATCTCCGGCGGCATCTTGGCGGGACCATAGACCGCGAACCACGGATCGACCACGGCCGCGCCATAGCCCAGCTCGGCCAGCGTCGGCACGTCCGGTAGAGCCGGCGCGCGCTTGCTGCCGGTCACGGCCAGCGCGCGGACCTTGCCCGACTTGATATGCGGCAGCGAGGCCGGCAGGTTGTCGAACATGATGGGCAGATGGCCGCCCAGCAGATCGTTGATGCCTTGCGCGCTGCCCTTGTAGGGAATGTGCTGCATGCCGGCGCCGGTCAGCTGATCGAACATCACGCCCGCCAGATGCATCGACGTGCCCGTTCCCGGCGTGCCGAACGCGGTGCCCGGATGCTGCTTGGCATAGGCGACCAGATCCTTGACGCTGTCGACCTTGATCGAGGGGCCGGTCTCCAGCACCACCGAGGACGCGCCCAGCATGCTGATGCCGGTGAAGTCCTTGGTCGGATCGAACGGCATCGACGGATAGACGAAGGGATTGAGCGCATTGGTGGAAATGGCGCCGAAGCCGATGGTGTAGCCGTCCGGCGCGGCCTTGGCCACGGCGTCCATGCCGATGTTGCCGCCCGCGCCCGGACGGTTCTCGACGATGACGGGCTGGCCCAGTTTCTCCGCGACCTTCTGGCCCGCGGTGCGCGCCACCAGATCGGTGGTGCCGCCCGCGGTGTAGGGCACGATGAATACGATGGGCTTGGCCGGATAGCCGGCGGCCTGCGCGGCGGCCGCGCCGTGGACCAGCGCCAGCGCGGCCAGGCCGCGCAGCGCGCTCAAGGTAAAGCGTTGCATGATGTCTCCATCCCGTTGTTGTCTCGCGGCGATCGCGTTGTGCTCGATGCCGGAGGCGCATCATACTGCGCGGCGCCAGCCCTGGCCGCGCCGCGCGCACGCGCGCACTGTGGCGCAATTCATACGTATTGACGCGCATGAGGCCCTGGCTTGCCGCAACCGCGAGACAGGCCGCGAAGTTCAATGATAGAGTTGCGCTCTTTCCGGCCTGACGCCCGCGCAACGCCCCTTATCGGCGCCAACGAACGTCCGCCGAGGAAGCCGCGCCGCGCACGCCACCCACGCCACGTATGGCCATCCGCGCGACGTCCTCACCCCCATCAACCGAACTGCACAGGAGGAATCATCATGCAACAACAACAGACTTCCCGCCTTGCAGGCCGCGTCCAGCCCGACTGAATTCTTCTTGCCGCAGACTAGCCGGCAAGACATTCGCACTGCCCTGGTCCGGTCCTGCCATACAGGGTCTTTCATACGCATCACGCCCGCACGGCCACTGCCTGGCAGTGCGCCGCGATCGCCGCGTCCGCGCCATACGCCGCGCCGGTGAGCCGTGGCCGCGCCTTGCGGCACCGATGCCGATGGAAGCAAGCCCTTTCCAAGACCTGATTATGGAAATTCCATGG
The Achromobacter sp. AONIH1 DNA segment above includes these coding regions:
- a CDS encoding tripartite tricarboxylate transporter substrate binding protein: MQRFTLSALRGLAALALVHGAAAAQAAGYPAKPIVFIVPYTAGGTTDLVARTAGQKVAEKLGQPVIVENRPGAGGNIGMDAVAKAAPDGYTIGFGAISTNALNPFVYPSMPFDPTKDFTGISMLGASSVVLETGPSIKVDSVKDLVAYAKQHPGTAFGTPGTGTSMHLAGVMFDQLTGAGMQHIPYKGSAQGINDLLGGHLPIMFDNLPASLPHIKSGKVRALAVTGSKRAPALPDVPTLAELGYGAAVVDPWFAVYGPAKMPPEITKTLSEAFQAALAMPEVKIKLEQAGFMPYGSTPEEVEKLTRSQHEAFKALSQKVKLSAD
- a CDS encoding iron ABC transporter permease is translated as MHTESLSRPLRLRWTERGAGWLAGAALIALAVLAPLLTLGWWALGGDLAHWQHLASYVLPQALANTLILLAGVGALVALLGTGSAWLVTAYEFPTRRTLTWALLLPLAVPTYIIAFAYLDLLHPIGPIQTGLRAILGYDSPRQFRLPDLRSIQGAIFVLGFVLYPYVYLSTRVMFMTQAASLLEAARSLGAGRAGVFFRVALPLARPAIVVGMSLALLETLNDIGASEFLGVQTLTVSVYTTWVTRSDLAGAAQIALTMLAIVVGLILLERHGRKRQRYANTQRMRPMQPRRLRGPAALVAAALGWIPVLLGFVAPALYLVVETYKRLHLVGGVSGQLLVGLRNTLTVAFCATVVTLLCGLTVAWAGRTLRESAAFNPGRACGRVASLGYAVPGTVLAIGLLTPFVWIDTAVGRLFGGGGLLLMGSMGALVCAYAIRFLAISTGAIEAGLARIPPSLEQASRMLGETSAGTLRRVHLPLLRPALAASALLVFVDAMKELPATLLLRPMNFDTLATWLYAEAARGTYEEGAVAALAIVLAGLLPVILLARTNLKMGH
- a CDS encoding Fe(3+) ABC transporter substrate-binding protein, coding for MSKRPQLNSLLRVLALAGAAAFAVQAQAAEEVSLYTTREPKLIQPLLDAFTKESGIKVNTVFVKDGLLERVKAEGAKSPADVLMTVDIGNLLDLVDGGVTQPVKSETLESVIPANLRGADGKWYALSLRDRVLYVEKDLKLESFRYEDLADPKWKGKVCIRSGQHPYNTAMIASMIAHDGAEATEKWLRGVKANLARKAAGGDRDVARDILGGICDIGLANAYYVGHMKNAEAGTDARKWGDAIKVIRPTFANAKSGGTHVNVSGAAVAAHAPNKANAIKLLDYLVSEPAQALYAQANYEYPVRKGVKLDPVIASFGELKIDPLPLTEIAKHRKQASELVDKVGFDN
- a CDS encoding ferredoxin--NADP reductase — its product is MAAFNTERVLSVHHWNDTLFSFTTTRDAALRFHNGHFVMIGLEVEGKPLLRAYSIASANYEENLEFLSIKVQNGPLTSRLQHLKEGDTILVSRKPVGTLVVDDLKPGKHLFLFGTGTGLAPFMSIIKDPDVYERFDKVILVHGVRWVSELAYADFIGNELPNNEFFGEIVRDKLVYYPTVTREPFRNQGRITELLENGKLCQDIGIPQINPETDRAMICGSPHMLADISAMLDARGFTVSPGVGQPGDYVVERAFVDK
- a CDS encoding ABC transporter ATP-binding protein; translated protein: MLSSDLLEIDHISLAYDTPKGVRDVVRDLTLSLPAGHIGCLLGESGCGKTTVLRAIAGFEPLRAGRILLDGTVISTPDMQVAPESRRVGMMFQDYALFPHLTVAQNVAFGLRRLDRAARARRVEEMLELVGLNHAAASYPHEISGGQQQRVALARALAPSPELLLLDEPFSNLDVDTRERLAFEVREILKATGHTAILVTHNQAEAFAIADRIGVMSKGRIAQWDTPYNLHHHPADAFVRDFIRSEALEEQREQVFARGR